The Marinilongibacter aquaticus genome has a window encoding:
- a CDS encoding SulP family inorganic anion transporter: MKDFLAKDLSAGLVVFLVALPLCLGISLASDAPLFSGLIAGIVGGIVVGSLSGSRLGVSGPAAGLAVIVANAIHNFEIYEVFLAAVVFGGAIQLLLGILGAGKIAFFFPSSVIKGMLAAIGITIILKQIPHVFGIDRDPEGEMEFFQPDGENTISELVNVIDFNTGALLIGLISLGILVLWSQGFVRRNKILSLIPGPLLAVLFGIFANMFYPSNMVLQAEHLVQLPKVASFNEFKTLFTFPDFAAFTRFDVIQTGFIIAIIASLETLLCVEATDRLDPKKGMTPTNRELMAQGAGNMVAGLIGGIPVTQVIVRSSANIQAGGQTKISSIFHGFLLLGTVVFIPGLLNQIPLASLAAILIVVGYKLANPALFKGMLNDGKDQFIPFIATILAVLFTDLLIGILVGLLVGIVFVLYSNFKSAIQSKREGNHTSIVFQKDVFFYNRAELMKILGSLQAGDRLTLDASHVDFMDHDIFLAIEDFVQEAEKKKIEIEAKGIRKIKLKFGKADEIVELN; encoded by the coding sequence ATGAAGGATTTTTTGGCGAAGGACCTTTCGGCGGGTCTTGTTGTATTTTTGGTTGCATTGCCTTTGTGCTTGGGGATTTCATTGGCTTCGGATGCTCCGCTTTTCTCGGGTCTTATAGCGGGTATTGTGGGCGGTATTGTGGTGGGATCGCTCAGTGGCTCCCGTTTGGGTGTCAGTGGGCCTGCGGCGGGTTTGGCCGTGATTGTGGCCAATGCTATCCACAATTTCGAGATTTACGAGGTGTTTCTGGCCGCAGTGGTTTTTGGCGGAGCGATTCAATTGCTTTTGGGGATTTTGGGAGCCGGTAAAATCGCGTTCTTTTTTCCTTCGTCGGTGATCAAAGGCATGTTGGCGGCCATTGGTATTACGATTATCTTGAAGCAAATTCCGCACGTGTTTGGCATTGATCGAGACCCCGAAGGTGAAATGGAATTTTTTCAACCGGATGGAGAAAACACGATTTCAGAGCTGGTGAATGTCATCGATTTCAACACAGGGGCCTTACTTATCGGTTTGATCAGTTTGGGCATTCTGGTACTTTGGAGTCAGGGTTTCGTTCGTCGAAACAAAATACTCTCGCTTATTCCAGGGCCTTTGTTGGCCGTGCTTTTCGGTATTTTTGCCAATATGTTTTATCCTTCCAATATGGTATTGCAGGCCGAACACTTGGTGCAATTGCCCAAGGTCGCCTCCTTCAACGAATTTAAAACGCTGTTTACCTTTCCCGACTTCGCTGCTTTCACACGATTCGATGTCATACAAACGGGTTTCATTATTGCCATTATCGCGAGTTTAGAAACTTTGCTTTGCGTAGAGGCGACAGACCGCTTGGATCCCAAAAAGGGAATGACACCTACAAACCGCGAGCTTATGGCTCAAGGGGCCGGAAATATGGTTGCCGGTCTCATTGGCGGTATTCCCGTTACACAAGTTATCGTGCGTTCTTCGGCCAATATTCAGGCTGGGGGGCAAACAAAAATCTCGTCTATTTTTCACGGCTTTTTGCTATTGGGCACCGTAGTTTTTATTCCGGGGCTGCTCAATCAGATTCCTTTGGCCTCTTTGGCCGCTATTTTGATCGTGGTGGGTTATAAACTGGCCAATCCTGCCCTTTTTAAGGGAATGCTAAACGACGGAAAAGACCAGTTTATTCCGTTTATTGCCACCATTCTTGCCGTATTGTTCACCGATTTACTCATTGGTATTCTAGTGGGCTTGTTGGTCGGTATTGTCTTTGTACTGTATTCCAATTTCAAATCGGCCATTCAAAGTAAACGTGAGGGCAATCATACCTCTATTGTTTTTCAAAAGGACGTTTTCTTTTACAATCGAGCTGAATTGATGAAAATTCTGGGTTCGCTTCAAGCGGGCGACCGCTTAACTTTGGATGCCAGCCATGTGGATTTTATGGATCATGACATCTTTTTGGCTATCGAAGACTTTGTGCAAGAAGCCGAGAAAAAGAAGATTGAAATAGAAGCCAAAGGCATTCGGAAAATCAAATTGAAATTTGGCAAAGCAGACGAGATTGTGGAATTGAATTAA
- a CDS encoding class I SAM-dependent methyltransferase: MEERIAANAEARKLQISSLPDFILKNPKNWPKDYLNLVLEQYQFLQKLGLKVPDWVKNSAIVGASIRNIEQSSSAQTAKTKFAHFSGKRALDLTGGFGIDSAQLARQFELLDYCEPHEDLNEIVQHNFEALHLHNVRFHKLRAEDFLDQTENKYDLIFLDPDRRPNTDKKMVSIEDCVPNLLEIEEQLLRIANTVLVKYSPMLDITFALQKLKRVSAIKLIAVKNEMKELLFQLGEISGAMEIECVNIENDETQRFCFSLEHEKSAQVTFSAPLKYLYEPNVALLKAGAFRTVSAEFGLGKIALNSHFYTSDSFLGHFPGRKFEILAVLSPQQKQLKSFKNRALNVIARNYPLKAETLKKKFGLKDGGDEYLIFTENAERRKIAVHAKRIFN, from the coding sequence ATGGAAGAACGAATTGCAGCGAATGCCGAAGCTCGGAAATTACAGATTTCGAGCCTGCCCGATTTCATCTTGAAAAATCCGAAAAACTGGCCCAAAGACTATCTAAATTTGGTGCTCGAGCAGTATCAATTTCTGCAAAAACTTGGCCTTAAAGTACCCGATTGGGTGAAAAATTCGGCCATTGTGGGGGCAAGTATCCGCAATATAGAACAATCTTCTTCTGCCCAGACCGCGAAAACCAAATTTGCACATTTTTCGGGAAAAAGAGCCCTGGACCTTACCGGTGGATTCGGGATCGACAGTGCCCAATTGGCAAGGCAGTTTGAGTTGCTTGATTATTGTGAACCCCATGAAGACCTGAATGAAATTGTACAACACAATTTCGAGGCACTGCATTTGCACAATGTGCGGTTTCATAAGCTACGAGCTGAAGATTTTCTCGACCAAACCGAAAACAAATACGACCTAATTTTTCTGGATCCAGACAGGCGGCCAAACACCGACAAGAAAATGGTATCCATCGAAGATTGTGTACCCAATTTGCTTGAAATCGAAGAACAACTTTTGCGTATAGCAAATACCGTATTGGTCAAATATTCACCGATGCTCGACATTACTTTTGCTCTGCAAAAATTGAAACGCGTGTCCGCCATAAAGCTTATTGCAGTCAAAAACGAGATGAAAGAACTCTTGTTTCAATTGGGCGAAATTTCTGGTGCAATGGAAATCGAATGCGTGAATATTGAAAATGACGAAACACAGCGTTTCTGCTTTTCGCTTGAGCATGAAAAATCGGCCCAAGTTACCTTTTCCGCACCTCTAAAATACCTTTACGAGCCCAATGTCGCCCTGTTGAAAGCAGGTGCTTTTCGCACCGTATCTGCCGAATTCGGCTTGGGAAAAATCGCCTTAAATTCGCATTTTTACACATCAGATAGTTTTTTAGGGCATTTCCCTGGACGGAAATTTGAAATTCTGGCCGTATTGTCTCCGCAGCAAAAGCAACTGAAAAGCTTTAAGAACAGAGCGTTGAATGTAATCGCCAGAAACTATCCGCTGAAAGCCGAGACTTTAAAGAAAAAATTTGGTCTTAAAGATGGTGGCGATGAATATCTGATCTTTACAGAAAATGCCGAAAGACGTAAAATCGCCGTGCATGCCAAACGAATATTTAACTAA
- the dprA gene encoding DNA-processing protein DprA, producing MQEDLLFKLALREVDGVGGVLFRHLISFFGSAKKVIEAPVGALTKVPGVGKNLARGIASAHENLKAAEILIEKSARLQHKILTFQDADYPSRFKGIYDAPPILFYTGKPILSNTKTIGIVGTRKATAYGKRMTEDLVQGLSASEVSIISGLAYGIDIAAHKAALKAHLPTLAVMAGGLDFVYPAVHRKYTSEIVENGALLSENKLGTVPVGPQFIARNRIIAALSDVVVVVESAKRGGGLVTAEYANNYHRDVYAFPGNLGEPFSEGTNALIAQNKAKIFTGVDDFLNDMLWDKNDESLQVHTRSLDLSLFSEDESKVLALLREKGECLIDDISFDANIPLNKLASLLLNLEFQEVVKAMPGKKFALKMNFN from the coding sequence ATGCAAGAAGACCTGTTGTTTAAACTCGCGTTGCGTGAGGTAGATGGCGTAGGCGGTGTGCTCTTTCGCCATTTGATCAGCTTTTTTGGTTCGGCGAAAAAAGTAATCGAAGCCCCGGTCGGAGCTTTGACCAAAGTGCCCGGAGTGGGCAAGAATCTCGCCAGAGGCATTGCATCAGCCCATGAAAATTTGAAGGCCGCCGAGATATTGATTGAGAAATCCGCCCGATTGCAGCATAAAATTCTCACTTTTCAAGATGCCGATTATCCCTCGCGTTTCAAGGGCATTTACGATGCTCCGCCTATTCTTTTTTATACGGGAAAACCGATTTTGAGTAATACGAAAACCATTGGCATTGTGGGGACGAGAAAGGCCACGGCCTATGGAAAAAGAATGACCGAAGACTTGGTTCAAGGGCTTTCGGCGAGCGAAGTGAGTATAATCAGTGGTCTGGCTTATGGCATTGATATTGCAGCCCACAAAGCGGCTTTGAAAGCCCATTTGCCCACTTTGGCGGTCATGGCAGGCGGATTGGACTTTGTTTACCCCGCCGTACACCGAAAATACACGAGCGAAATTGTAGAAAACGGAGCTCTGCTTTCCGAGAACAAGTTGGGTACAGTTCCTGTAGGACCGCAATTTATTGCCCGAAACCGCATTATTGCTGCTTTAAGCGACGTGGTTGTGGTTGTGGAATCGGCGAAAAGGGGAGGGGGCTTGGTTACTGCCGAGTACGCCAACAATTACCACCGCGATGTATATGCTTTTCCCGGAAATTTGGGCGAACCTTTTTCCGAAGGAACAAATGCATTGATCGCTCAAAACAAAGCCAAAATTTTCACAGGAGTCGACGATTTTTTGAATGATATGCTTTGGGATAAAAATGACGAATCGTTGCAAGTGCACACACGTAGTTTAGATTTGAGCCTTTTCTCTGAAGATGAGTCGAAAGTGTTGGCTCTATTACGCGAGAAAGGAGAATGTTTGATCGACGATATCAGTTTCGATGCAAACATTCCCCTCAATAAATTGGCTTCACTTTTATTGAATTTGGAGTTTCAAGAAGTGGTGAAAGCCATGCCGGGCAAAAAATTTGCCCTGAAAATGAATTTCAATTAA
- a CDS encoding MerR family transcriptional regulator, translating into MNELKLFYSTEEVAEYFGVAESKIRYYEKEFDLKIKSRGKNKAFTKGDMETIGRIIALLEEEKYTIAGAREQLKLRVKKEEKKEELLLRLNHIREVLVRLNS; encoded by the coding sequence ATGAATGAGCTCAAATTATTTTACAGTACAGAGGAAGTCGCCGAGTATTTTGGTGTAGCAGAATCGAAAATCCGGTACTATGAAAAGGAATTTGACCTGAAAATCAAATCGCGGGGAAAGAATAAGGCTTTTACCAAAGGTGATATGGAAACGATTGGGCGGATAATTGCTTTGCTCGAAGAAGAAAAATACACCATTGCGGGAGCCCGGGAGCAGTTGAAATTGAGGGTGAAGAAGGAAGAAAAGAAAGAAGAGTTGTTGCTCAGGTTGAACCATATACGTGAAGTGTTGGTACGACTGAATTCATAA
- a CDS encoding leucine-rich repeat domain-containing protein yields MIKFLFIFLLFSTGLFGQLKIYNLDEIQAAHADNPNFEIKAEYKYKTPEGLDGKSLQKQRKGNYYFQLQAAEVNLSLEPEDRNTHLQVWFKTDSQGRAEEVLYYNSRFERKADHSVLPINSLAFVGNREMEERFRSFLKVYCEKNRFSPNEVFSMSFSRNTRDRTEFNEMSLQEVQEMLTAMPADSVKELNLSGAGLREIPSEVYRFKNLESVYLSGNKLTSVPKALFKLKHLKRVVLHKNNIADGQIHFARNRSIELLDMGFNPIAEVPKKLRKLKKLKYLMLANTNLDDFEQTKFKKLKSLTNLNLYNCSIYGLPKGLLRCKKLDTLDLYYNELKTLPTDIYKLKRMNTLALAHNSLLRLPESLSRMENLETIFVHHNKLKTILALPQSIQQVDIGSNRFDFIPPAILDLPKLSDLDISNNPIKEVPVELLKSRRLKYLFQSDNLYTQEPETAEGYESFKAELGERGVVVK; encoded by the coding sequence ATGATAAAATTCCTTTTTATTTTCCTCCTTTTTTCAACGGGTCTTTTTGGGCAATTGAAGATTTATAACCTCGACGAAATTCAAGCTGCCCATGCGGATAATCCGAATTTTGAAATCAAAGCTGAGTATAAATATAAAACGCCGGAAGGTTTGGATGGAAAGAGTTTGCAGAAGCAGAGAAAGGGAAACTATTACTTCCAGTTGCAGGCCGCTGAAGTGAATCTTAGCCTAGAACCGGAAGACCGAAATACCCATTTGCAGGTATGGTTCAAAACTGATTCGCAGGGTAGGGCCGAAGAAGTCTTGTACTATAACTCCCGTTTCGAAAGAAAAGCGGATCATTCGGTTCTGCCAATTAATTCGCTTGCTTTTGTGGGAAATCGGGAAATGGAGGAGCGTTTTCGGAGCTTTTTAAAAGTGTATTGCGAAAAAAACAGGTTTTCGCCGAATGAGGTTTTTTCAATGTCGTTTTCACGCAATACAAGAGACCGCACAGAATTTAACGAAATGTCATTACAAGAAGTACAAGAGATGCTGACGGCCATGCCGGCAGATTCGGTAAAAGAATTGAATCTGTCGGGTGCGGGTTTGAGGGAAATTCCTTCAGAGGTCTATCGGTTTAAAAATTTGGAAAGTGTGTATTTGAGTGGAAATAAATTGACTTCCGTGCCCAAAGCACTGTTCAAGTTAAAGCATTTGAAACGGGTGGTTTTACACAAAAACAATATTGCCGATGGGCAAATCCATTTCGCCCGAAACCGCTCGATTGAGCTCTTGGATATGGGTTTCAATCCAATCGCTGAAGTGCCCAAGAAATTGAGAAAGTTGAAAAAGCTGAAGTATTTGATGCTAGCCAATACCAATTTGGATGATTTTGAGCAGACGAAATTTAAAAAGCTAAAAAGCTTGACAAACTTGAATTTGTACAATTGCAGCATCTATGGTTTGCCAAAAGGGCTTTTACGCTGCAAAAAACTGGATACGCTCGATTTGTATTACAATGAATTGAAAACCCTGCCCACTGACATTTACAAATTGAAGCGAATGAATACCTTGGCTTTGGCCCACAATTCACTGCTTCGCTTGCCGGAAAGCCTGAGCCGAATGGAAAATTTGGAGACTATTTTTGTGCATCACAACAAATTGAAAACGATATTGGCCTTGCCCCAGTCGATTCAACAAGTGGATATTGGCAGCAACCGCTTTGACTTTATTCCGCCGGCAATCCTCGATTTACCAAAACTTAGCGATTTGGATATCAGTAATAACCCGATAAAAGAGGTTCCTGTGGAGCTGCTGAAGAGTAGGCGTTTGAAGTATTTATTCCAAAGCGACAATCTGTATACGCAAGAACCGGAAACAGCGGAAGGTTACGAAAGCTTCAAAGCTGAATTGGGTGAACGCGGTGTGGTGGTGAAGTAG
- the alaS gene encoding alanine--tRNA ligase, which produces MTSHEIRKAFLDFFKERNHLIVPSAPLVLKNDPTLMFINSGMAQFKDYFLGNANPPASRIADTQKCLRVSGKHNDLEEVGFDTYHHTMFEMLGNWSFGDYFKKEALKWSWELLTEVFKLPKERFYVSVFEGDKKDNVPFDQEAYDLWKEILGSEDRILYGNKKDNFWEMGDVGPCGPCSEIHIDLRDQADIDKIPGKDLVNADHPQVVEVWNVVFMQFERKADGSLIPLEHKHIDTGMGFERLCMAIQEKKSNYDTDIFQNTIQVLEKMSGKKYVGKIGEETINYTDVAMRVIADHIRAVAFAISDGQLPSNAKAGYVIRRILRRAIRYGYSYLGFKEPFMTKLVPVLSAQFADVFPELKTQQDFVAKVIEEEEKTFLRTLDIGLKRLETLFEKGGKKEIDGKTVFELSDTFGFPADLTALIAKENGFSIDEKGFREELNQQKERSRKDATKEAADWVQVNELDEPKYVGYDFDSTDTALVQYRKVKTKKGEEFHIVLEETPFYAEMGGQVGDSGALTFTLENGEKFTVEITDCQLEAGLHVHIAPKAPFEKYSIEALQKATVHAEIDKSRHGHIVKNHSATHLMLAALRQVLGDHVVQRGSYQNDELTRFDFSHFSKVSDEELQQVEDLVNAKIRENVRLDERRNVPIDDAMTMGATATFGEKYGDFVRVIIFDPNFSVELCGGNHVKATGEIGLFKFISEGSVSAGVRRVEAVTGLKALERLREQEATIDALKQLLKAPKDLISSVQSLLDERNSLQKQVEQLQNEKLQSLKGDILNTAEEIHGATVIAQQVDVPHADALKQLAYELKAKLQKAYIVLGAVINEKPMLALIIDEDLIKDKDLHAGKIVKEAAKEMRGGGGGQPHFATAGGSQIEGLEKAIEKAKSFV; this is translated from the coding sequence ATGACCTCTCACGAAATACGCAAAGCGTTTCTCGATTTTTTCAAAGAAAGAAATCACCTTATTGTGCCATCGGCTCCATTGGTTCTCAAGAACGACCCCACTTTGATGTTCATCAATTCGGGAATGGCCCAGTTCAAAGATTACTTTTTGGGCAATGCCAATCCCCCTGCATCACGGATTGCCGATACGCAGAAATGTCTTCGTGTGAGTGGAAAGCACAACGACTTGGAAGAAGTGGGTTTTGACACCTACCACCACACCATGTTCGAAATGTTGGGCAACTGGTCTTTTGGCGATTATTTCAAAAAAGAGGCCCTGAAATGGAGTTGGGAATTGCTCACAGAGGTTTTCAAATTGCCGAAAGAGCGTTTCTACGTGTCTGTTTTCGAAGGCGACAAAAAAGACAATGTGCCCTTCGATCAGGAAGCCTATGATCTTTGGAAGGAAATTTTGGGTTCGGAAGACCGCATTCTTTACGGGAATAAAAAAGACAATTTCTGGGAAATGGGCGATGTGGGCCCTTGCGGTCCTTGTTCCGAAATACACATCGATTTGCGTGATCAAGCCGATATCGACAAAATACCCGGAAAGGATTTGGTAAATGCCGATCACCCGCAAGTAGTCGAAGTTTGGAATGTGGTTTTTATGCAATTCGAACGCAAAGCCGACGGTTCTTTGATTCCGTTGGAACACAAGCACATCGATACCGGAATGGGTTTCGAGCGTTTGTGCATGGCCATTCAAGAGAAAAAGTCAAATTACGATACCGATATTTTCCAAAACACCATTCAAGTGTTGGAGAAAATGAGTGGGAAAAAATACGTAGGCAAAATTGGCGAAGAGACCATCAATTACACCGACGTGGCCATGCGGGTAATCGCCGACCATATTCGTGCGGTAGCCTTTGCTATCAGTGATGGGCAATTGCCTTCAAATGCCAAAGCCGGCTATGTGATTCGTCGAATTCTGCGTAGAGCCATTCGCTATGGCTATTCATACCTTGGCTTTAAAGAGCCCTTTATGACCAAACTTGTGCCTGTACTTTCGGCACAATTTGCCGATGTTTTCCCTGAACTGAAAACCCAACAAGATTTTGTCGCCAAGGTTATAGAAGAAGAAGAGAAAACATTCTTGCGTACTTTGGATATCGGTCTAAAACGCCTCGAAACCCTATTCGAAAAGGGCGGCAAAAAAGAAATAGACGGCAAAACCGTCTTCGAATTGTCGGATACTTTTGGCTTCCCTGCCGATCTTACGGCCTTGATCGCCAAAGAAAATGGTTTCAGTATAGACGAGAAAGGTTTCCGAGAAGAGCTCAATCAACAAAAAGAACGCAGCCGCAAGGATGCCACCAAAGAAGCGGCCGATTGGGTGCAGGTGAATGAATTGGACGAACCTAAATACGTAGGCTACGATTTCGATAGCACAGATACCGCTCTGGTACAATACCGCAAGGTAAAAACCAAAAAAGGGGAAGAATTCCATATCGTATTGGAAGAAACGCCTTTCTATGCCGAGATGGGTGGTCAAGTGGGTGATTCTGGAGCACTGACCTTTACGCTTGAAAATGGTGAAAAGTTCACTGTGGAGATTACCGACTGCCAATTGGAAGCGGGATTGCACGTGCACATTGCCCCCAAGGCCCCGTTCGAAAAATACAGCATCGAGGCTCTGCAAAAAGCCACGGTTCATGCCGAAATCGACAAAAGCCGACACGGCCATATTGTAAAAAACCACTCGGCAACGCACCTTATGCTGGCCGCTTTGCGTCAGGTTTTGGGCGATCATGTAGTTCAACGCGGTTCGTACCAAAACGACGAATTGACGCGATTCGACTTCTCGCACTTTTCCAAAGTAAGCGACGAAGAATTGCAACAGGTTGAAGATTTGGTCAATGCCAAAATCAGAGAGAACGTGCGTTTGGATGAACGCCGAAATGTACCCATCGACGATGCCATGACAATGGGAGCCACCGCTACATTTGGTGAAAAATATGGAGATTTCGTACGCGTAATCATCTTCGACCCCAATTTCTCGGTAGAGTTGTGTGGGGGGAATCACGTGAAGGCTACGGGTGAAATCGGTCTGTTCAAATTCATTTCAGAGGGATCGGTATCCGCTGGTGTACGTCGCGTAGAAGCCGTGACAGGTCTGAAAGCCCTTGAACGTTTGCGTGAGCAAGAGGCCACTATCGATGCTTTGAAACAATTGCTGAAAGCTCCAAAAGACTTGATCTCGAGCGTGCAGTCTTTACTCGATGAACGCAACAGCCTGCAGAAACAAGTGGAACAGTTGCAAAACGAGAAATTGCAATCTTTGAAAGGCGACATACTGAACACAGCAGAAGAGATTCACGGAGCGACGGTAATTGCCCAGCAAGTGGATGTACCCCATGCCGATGCCCTGAAACAATTGGCCTACGAATTGAAAGCCAAGTTGCAAAAAGCCTACATTGTTTTGGGAGCTGTAATCAACGAAAAACCCATGTTGGCCTTGATCATCGATGAAGACTTGATCAAAGACAAAGACTTGCATGCGGGCAAAATCGTGAAAGAGGCCGCCAAAGAAATGCGTGGCGGCGGCGGCGGGCAACCGCACTTTGCCACAGCTGGCGGAAGCCAAATCGAAGGTTTGGAAAAGGCCATCGAAAAGGCCAAAAGCTTTGTATAG
- the proC gene encoding pyrroline-5-carboxylate reductase: MKLLVLGAGNMGLTYATAIAKSGIVGSDKVMILDKDLEKLETLRQEGLFEVYSELGDSVPKADIIMVAVKPQHKDGLFAEMKPLVRAEQMIISVMAGVKIDTMQKALGLTKIVRAMPNLPAQVGMGMTTYFPDTAVSEEEIKLVDQLLASTGQSLLLEKEDDINTSTAVSGSGSAYIFYFIQGMLDGAKHYGYDDETAKELVVQTFAGALEQFKQGDLNPEEWMNRVASKGGTTRAALDSFESNGIRENIKKGMIACYERAIELSKL, translated from the coding sequence ATGAAATTATTGGTACTCGGTGCCGGAAACATGGGTCTCACCTATGCGACGGCCATTGCAAAATCTGGAATAGTGGGATCTGACAAAGTCATGATTCTCGACAAAGACCTTGAAAAGTTGGAAACCTTACGTCAAGAAGGCCTTTTTGAGGTATATAGCGAATTGGGTGATTCTGTGCCCAAAGCCGACATCATTATGGTGGCCGTGAAACCGCAACACAAAGACGGCCTTTTTGCGGAAATGAAACCGCTTGTTCGAGCCGAACAAATGATCATCAGCGTAATGGCCGGTGTGAAAATTGACACCATGCAAAAAGCCTTGGGTTTGACCAAAATCGTACGGGCCATGCCGAATCTTCCGGCTCAAGTGGGTATGGGTATGACCACCTATTTCCCCGATACTGCCGTAAGCGAAGAAGAGATTAAATTGGTAGACCAACTCTTGGCGTCAACGGGGCAATCGCTGCTTTTGGAAAAAGAAGACGACATCAACACATCGACTGCGGTAAGCGGAAGTGGTTCGGCCTATATCTTCTATTTCATTCAGGGTATGCTCGACGGAGCCAAGCACTACGGCTACGACGACGAAACCGCCAAAGAATTGGTGGTACAGACTTTTGCCGGGGCTTTGGAACAATTCAAACAAGGTGATTTGAACCCCGAAGAATGGATGAACCGCGTGGCTTCAAAAGGAGGAACAACCCGTGCCGCTCTCGATTCCTTTGAATCCAACGGTATACGTGAAAACATCAAAAAAGGCATGATCGCCTGCTACGAAAGAGCCATTGAATTGAGTAAGCTCTAA
- a CDS encoding DUF2911 domain-containing protein — protein MKKLLLFGFALLAFAAQAQDFAPVDKSVMDIAYFPKDAHRAQLAKNVEEKEKLSPRLRVMYSRPMMNGRKIFGELVKYGEPWRLGANESTELILYTPVKIGEDVLSAGRYTLYCTPGQDEWTLHVNPNTDKWGVYGFDFSRDVAHVSGKVQKVDKAIEALSIVMYEAADRMVHLKVGWENSVVEFPIELL, from the coding sequence ATGAAAAAACTATTGTTATTCGGCTTTGCCCTTCTCGCATTTGCTGCACAAGCTCAAGATTTTGCCCCAGTGGATAAAAGTGTGATGGATATCGCCTATTTTCCGAAAGATGCACACCGGGCACAATTGGCCAAAAATGTAGAGGAAAAGGAAAAGCTGAGCCCGAGATTGCGTGTGATGTATTCAAGACCCATGATGAACGGACGAAAGATTTTCGGTGAATTGGTGAAATACGGCGAGCCTTGGAGATTGGGTGCCAACGAATCCACAGAGTTGATTTTGTATACTCCCGTGAAAATTGGTGAAGATGTACTTTCTGCTGGCCGCTACACTTTGTATTGCACGCCAGGCCAGGACGAGTGGACATTGCACGTGAACCCGAATACCGATAAATGGGGTGTCTACGGTTTCGATTTCTCTCGCGACGTGGCACATGTATCCGGAAAAGTACAAAAGGTAGATAAGGCGATAGAAGCCTTGAGTATCGTGATGTACGAAGCAGCCGACAGAATGGTGCATTTGAAAGTGGGTTGGGAAAATTCTGTGGTAGAGTTCCCGATTGAACTTTTGTAA